In Rutidosis leptorrhynchoides isolate AG116_Rl617_1_P2 chromosome 6, CSIRO_AGI_Rlap_v1, whole genome shotgun sequence, the DNA window AAGACTTTAAGGTTTCTATATTTCCAAATTAAGTAGCAACAAACCCATTTGATGGCTTACCAAATGAGTTGACCATGTGTAGAGTTGGCGAACGATTGATTATTGGTAAGAATATCATCAATGCAAGTAAGCGAGTTTAATGGGAAATTCCACCATCTTAAAACATGGTTCCAAATTTCTGTTGAAATGGGACAATGGAAAATAACGTGTTCTACGGTTTCAACAAAATTATTGCAAAGTGGTCAGAGGTGGAGTCGAGATTGACCCCACGTTTATTGAGTTCAGAACGAGTTGGGATTCTCCCAAGCATGGTACGCCAAATGAATATGTTGATTTTTTGTTGGATGAGCTTGTTGCGTGGTGTTTTGTCGGTAGACGAAGAACGAGCTAGTTTGAAGTTGTCGAGAGCATTAGCTAGCGTCTTGGTTTTGAATTCGCCCGATGGATCCATTGACCATTTTCATGGGTCAAACCTGTCGGACAATAGACAAGAGGAGATTAGATTATTAAGTTCGTTTAGTTCAGTTAAGGTGCGCCCGTTAGGTTCTCGTAGCCAATTCCATGTTCCGGTGGAGGTTGAATTGTGGGTAGAAATTATGTCGGCAATTAACGCATCTTTGTTGGATTCGAGCATAAAGATCCGAGGGAAGAGGGTGCTTAAACAATCTGTGCCGCACCACGAATCTGTCCAAATTTTGGTACAAGCTCCATTACCGACTGATTAGGTGATCGATGTCGTGAAATTAGTGCCAGTGTTATCCGCAATTCTGCCAGCTTTTATGATTTCGTTTCAAATCGTCCTGCCCTGTATGTTCCTGCAAAAAGAGTTAGTGTCCAACCCTCCCCCCGCCCCATAAATACTATAAATGATTTTAACCCATAGtgtatttttctcatttttaaagcgccaccaccatttacataaTAGTGATATGTTTTTGCAAAAAAACGCCATCAATTATTGTATTTTGTATCGTTTATGTTAACGTCTCGAGTTGATAACTTAACTTACGTCTGGTTAATTCAAACGTGTTCTCTTAAAGTTTGCCCAATTTGTATGTTAGCCAAGATGTCAACTTAGATATTTTCGTAGCATTCTTCTTTATATTTGTTTGTGTCCAAAACTAATGAACTAATTACAATAAGTTCTCTTAAAAACAGTTTATTTTAACTAACACTATATAGTGtacattaaaagaaaaaaaaacactaaTAATTAAATCAAAGTTATGTTTCTTTTCGTATCGAAATTAAAGTCCCTAACATAGTGTCTGCAAAAATTTAAAATCTTTGTATTAAGTTTTGAATATAGAGATATATAAAGTTTGTATGTACTTAAAAATATGGAGATCGGATCAGTAAATATGGAGATCGGATCAGTGTGTTAATTAAGATCAATTTCTTAATTCACCCACAAAAAATTCCTACTTTAGTTTGTAgtctttaaatatatatttaagtgtgTGGATTTATTAGCTAAAACCTTTGTATATTGTTCAAGAAAACGAAGATCCAATGGCATACGACGACATCTACACGGGTGATGGGACTGTTACCATAAAAAACGAACGTGCTGTTAAGAGCAAAACCGGAAACTGGAGAGCTTGCCCATTTATTCTTGGTACATACATATTAATTTATTGTATCTTTTGAAATAAGTTATTTAtactaattatattttatattaacttattaagtaTGTTGGATAATGTTATAGGTAATGAATGTTGTGAAAGGTTGGCATACTATGGAATGAGTACTAATTTGGTGAACTATCTCGAGGACCGTCTTAACCAAGGAAATGTGCGTGCTTCCACCAATGTTTCGAATTGGTCTGGAACGTGCTACGCTACACCGTTGCTTGGGGCTTTTTTAGCAGATGCATATTTCGGAAGATACTGGACGATTGCTGGTTTCTCTATCATCTATATTGCTGTAAGTATTTTTCCTGtttataaagtatatatatcaatATTATGTTGTATCCACGGGCGGAACATAGTGTTACCGAAAGGGGGTATCCACCTCACCTGGATTTAACTGATAAAAAGATTTATactaaagtatatatatcaaaaattaagggctttttagtgtttacccctgctgaatgaattttttaaaaaaaaattttttatccCGCCACATTTGTattcgggttcaagttccgccactggttGTATCAAGTTTTGAATAAAATATGTGGTAAAGTTGAGTACTTTTGGAAGATCACATCACAAATGTAGGATGAAAAATGTTGTATAACTAAAAATTTACTGATATTAATAATGTCTTGACATAGGCCCTTCTTTTGTTTATGTTGAATCTTGATTAGTTAGGCAAACAAGTATGTTTGACTTTCTAAGATAAGACTTGCTTATCATATGGAATTTATTTGTTGTATTTCGTGTTGCAATTTAAATAGTTATATCACTGTGTTCTGTTATGAGTTAATTTGTACAAAAAGAATGATAAAATTTGTATGGTACTGAACTTTTTAAATTAGTTTTGTTGACCTCAAAAAGTCAAAGCTGATATGGTCAAACTAGAAATTGACAAGTACTTAACTTTCTGCAGGGAATGTCTCTTTTAACACTATCTGCCTCGGTGAACGGATTGAAGCCACATTGCGATGCAGACGGTTGCCACCCAACATCAACTCAAACCGCGGTCACATTTGTAGCCCTTTACTTAATTGCATTAGGAACCGGCGGCATCAAACCGTGCGTGTCATCATTCGGTGCTGACCAATTTGATGAGACTGATCTCAAAGAGAATAAAAGGAAGAGTTCATTCTTCAACTGGTTCTATCTTTCCATCAACTTTGGTGCACTTATCGCGTCGTCAGCGTTGGTTTATATACAAATGAATGTAGGCTGGGGATGGGGATTTGGTGTCCCCGCTGTTGCTATGGCGATTGCTGTTTGTTTTTTCTTCTCGGGGAGTCCCTTGTACCGGGTTCAAAAACCGTCTGGTAGTCCTTTGGTTCGCCTTTTTCAAGTAGTAATTGCGTCGTTTCGAAAGATTAATGTTAAAGTCCCGAGTGATAAATCGCTTCTTTATGAGACTACTGATGCTGAGTCCCAGATCGTTGGAAGCCGCAAACTTGAGCACACTGATAAATTTAGGTACCATCTATCACCAGTGGCGAAAACAGAAATTTTTTTCACCCGGGGCAAAAACAAATTTAAACGATAGCAACTTTTTTTGGtgaaatatggaggtttttgggtaaaatataaaggtttttaggcaaaatttgaaagtttttggacaaaatttgaaggttatGATGCAAAATATGGAGGCTTTGGGGATAAAAAAAATTTTCCACTGGGAGCAAAATCGAAAAAcctaaaatttttacactgaaaattgcaaatccactgaagGCGGGTACCCCTACTCCCCACCTGTTTCCGCCACTAGAGATGGCAATGGGCGGGAAAAAATctgtgacccgcgggtacccgtgcCCGTGATGGGCGGGTATTTATGAAAAAATGTACGCGCGAGCGCGGGTCGGGTACCCGTTGGTGGgtcgcgggcgggtcgcgggtataccCGTCAATCCGTGATACCCGTTTGAGCTACCcgcgggtatacccgtttacccgtatacgtatacgtaattatatattatataattcaattttttaatatattttcataattattcgcgGGTTTACTCGCGGGTAATGTGTATCCGTTACTAAAAATTTGTTAGAAGTGCACATTTTCTAAACCCGCGGGTTTACCCACTGGTCGCGGCTACGGGCAGAAAACTATTGGCGGGCGGGTCGCGGTTATTAAAGATCTGTGCCCCTcgcccgcgggtgccatccctatcCGCCACTGTGTATCACTGCAATAAATAAGGATTAATGTTACAATAATACTACATAATTTGATTTTCCGAAGAAAAAAACCAAAACTATTGCATAATTTGTTAGCTAAcacatactccctccgtcccaattttATACTCCACGAGTTAAAAAACGTACAATTAAGAAATGACGTTATCACATTTTGTACATTTTGTTTACTTTATAGTTTCACCCTTAACGTTTTACCTACATTTTtattttaaatgcataaagtaagggGTATAAAAGAAGTTTATCACATTATTCTAATCCGTATGaattggacaattaatttgggactaTCCAAAAAGAAAAACTGAACTATTAAAATGGAACGAAAAGAGTAAAACAATATGTTGACCAATAACCATAATGCATCACTTGTTCTTAATCCTTTTAAGCTTTTGAATGTGACATCGATTTATTAATGTTTACGTGAATCGAATCAGGTTTTTGGACAAGGCTGCAGTGGAAACAGATACAGATCTAAACAAGAGCGAAATAAGTCCATGGAAACTTTGCACTGTAACACAAGTCGAAGAACTCAAATCAATAATCCGACTCTTTCCAGTTTGGGCAACTGGTATCGTATTTGCAGCCGTGTACAGTCAAATGAGCACAATGTTTGTCCTTCAAGGTAACACAATGGACCAACATATCGGTTCCACCTTCAAAATCCCATCAGCCTCACTTTCACTTTTCGACACTCTTAGTGTCATTTTTTGGACACCTGTCTACGAACGTATAATCATCCCAATTGCAAGAAGACGAACGCACCACGAACGAGGTTTCACTCAGCTTCAAAGAATGGGTATTGGTCTTGTAATCTCATTATTTGCAATGATGGCTGCAGCCACTTTAGAAGTGGTTCGACTAGACTATGTGAAAAAACACAACCTTTACGATGAAGAAACGATCCCGATAACTATTTTTTGGCAGGTCCCGCAATATTTCTTGATTGGTTGCGCTGAGGTGTTTACGTTTGTGGGGCAACTTGAGTTTTTTTATGATCAAGCGCCTGATGCGATGAGGAGTTTGTGTTCTGCGTTATGTTTAACAACAATTGCGTTAGGGAATTATTTGAGTACCGCTTTGGTGACTGTGGTGGCGAAAATGACAGCGAAAAATGGGAAACCGGGATGGATAGCGGATAATTTGAATGAAGGACATCTTGATTATTTCTACGCGTTGTTGGCGGTTTTGAGCTTGTTAAATTTGATTGTTTATGTGTTCATTGCAAAATGGTACACTTATAAGAAGGTTAGGAACTACCCAGCTGTCTAATAAGTTTATAGTTAAGTTGGAAGAACTATTTTGATTGTAAATGTAGGATGATGGTTATTTGTTTGTTTGTTGATTTGGTTTGTTTATGTCAAGAGATTATGATCTTTGTGTTGGTTTTTAGTATTGTTTTGACCTACGATGATGTTGGTACATGTAGTATAACTATTATATATTTGATAtttgtagatgtagatgtagatgtagatgtaaggaaaccctaatttACCCTAACGGATCTAGTCTTGCAATGAGACTTGGGCCTAAACTAACCTAGTAATATGTCTAATACTGACGAGTAACTTACTTGATCTCATAGCTTCAATGTCCAAACTCTGTGTACACAACAACAAAATCAAATTGGTTAAGTCTTTTTGTTGTCTTTAATTTGTGTGTATTTTAAATGGATTATTATGGATTACAGCTACTCCAAAGTCAGTTGTAGCATTGAAGGTTTAATTTTGCACAAGTTGGCCGGATTTCAGCTGTTTTGAAACAGAGCTAGTACATGATACAACGTGTGTTAATATTGAGGTAGAACTCAGAAGCTAAGAAAAAATCGTGAAGTTGAAGTTAAGTTGATTGTTGAGTGTTTAATAATTTAGTGAGTTAAAGTGTAACTTAGGTGTCATTTGTATTTCGGTCTGCAGACCaaattatgtcttatgtctgcgcgcTCAGGGGCGGAAATGACATGGAGCAAGTGGGGTCACCCGACCccaatgaaattttttttttagtgcAAAAAATTTAGGTTTTTTCGTTTCGAACCCAGTAGAATTTTGTTTGGCTAAAAGTCTTCATATCCCCAAAGTCTCAAGATGTTGCCCCAAATCCTAAAATTTTTGCTCAAAAGccatcaaattttgcccaaaaaacttcaaattttgcaaaaaaaacttcaaaatttgcctaaaaaccttcatattttgtcaaaaaaaaaattgctacgcttttaaaaaaaaattcgcccccagTGAAAAAAGTGTCTATTTTCGCCACTGTGCGCTTGCAGACGTTATTACTGTTGactgtttgtttttctgaagacataagataaaattatCTGTCTGCAATCTCGCAGACTTAGGAATGTGCTTCTAAGTACTGCAGACATGATTAAGTTATATTGCAGACATAAATACAAACAATCTTCAGTATTCAGCATACAGACCTTTAGACCACATCTTCTTCACAGACATAATctgcagatcttcagacaaaaacatcttaagaaATAAACATCACCTTAGTTATTACAAGGATTTAATTGTGTAAATAAAGTTAGATTATACATAAAATGTAACCAAAGATGGCCTAAGAAACCAATAATCACTTTTAGTTGATTGGATTATGGAGTAGGTTAGCATAGACtaggttgtttacttttttttttttattaagtttatttttatttttctctattttATAATGGGTGTATGATTCAATGTCTTTCAGAAAtaaattaatttttaatttaaattataaaaaaaaacatCAAATTGACTTACTGAATTAATAGTTGTATAGAAATAGATCATTAAGTAAAAAAGTAAATATACATTATGTTTATGTTATTACTTTGTTATGTCATACTTTGAGTGTTTAACATAATTGACTTTCTCAATATGGTATCCTACACTtagtttttgtctgaagatctgcggaccTCATCTGTAAAGAATATGTGGCCTGAAGGTCTGTAGCGTGAAcattgaagactgtttgtttttttatctgctgtattatacataaaataaaaatCCTTTTTAATCAATTTTTTTCAATAGACTTTCGGATTGGAAGGCGAGATCATTGTCGTTTGGTGGGAGGTTAACACTCCTAAAATCGATTCTTAGTAGTCTTCCCCTCTATTTCTTCTCGTTGTTTCTCGCTCCTTCATCCGTCATCAACCTTCTTGAGAATTAACGCCGtaagtttttttggggcgggtcgggtaacGACACAAAACTTCCTTGGGTCAAATGGGATACAATTCTTTTATCATATCGGGCCGGGGGGGTTAAATATCGGGTCACTCAAATCCAAAAATTGGGCCCTCTTgggaaaatggtggtggcgtttttgAACCGAAAATGATTCACTTTGGGTTAGGATCATCAAGAGCTTATATGGGAGGGACGGGGAGTTGGGAGCTTTTAACTCTAACAAAGTTTCAAGACGCGTTTCAGTTTGGAGGAAAATAATTACAATAGGAGAGGACATGTCCAAGATCGGCTTCAACCTGGACGATTACTTCGACAGGAAACTTGGAGATGTCAGTGGAATCTTATTTTGGGACGACAAGTAGGTAGGCAACATCAGCTTAATGATTAGGTTTCCTAGACTTTACAGGCTTGAAACGGATCAGTCGGCTACCGTCAAAGATCGCATGCAACTCGTCAACAACTCGTGGATCTTTCAGTGGGCTTGGGCACGACATCTTAGTGGACGTTTGGTTGGGGAACTGGAGCAACTGATTTCTGTTGTTTCGACATCTTCGTGTTTCGACTCAGACAAGGATCGCTGGGTTTTTTCGTTGGATAAATCTGGTGTATATACGTGCAAATCAGTTGCGGCTAAACTAGACACTTGTCTTCTTTCGAGCAACAGTCCGGCGATAAAAACAATTCGCAACAACTTGGTACCACAAAAAGTCGGTATCTTCGTGTGGAGGGTGTTAAAGGGAAGAATAGCGACACTAGTTGAACTCGATAAGCGCGGTATTGATCTTGGTTCTATACTATGTGCGACGTGCGGTAACGAAATTGAATCAATTGATCACGCTCTATTCAAATGCAAATCGGCTGTGGATGTTTGGAAGAGTATTCATAAATGGTAGAACATGAATATACCCACGTCTCATGGTTCTAATTGGCTCAAAATGGGGGGCTACGGGAATATCACGAGGGAGAACAAGCGAATTTGGCAAGCAATCCTTTGGACAACATGTTACTTACTTTGGAAAAACAGAAATCTAAAAGTTTTCCGAAACGATTCATGGGCACCACCAAAGGTTGTAAGCGAAATACAAGTCAAGTCATTCGAATGGATTTCTAATAGATCGAGACTCATTGGCAAAGATTGGCATGGATGGCTACTTAACCCGTTCAACCTTGGGGATCCGAGAACGAATAATTTTGATCCAGGATAAAATTGGGAGCGTTTTCATGTACGGTGTAGCATCATTGTTAATGTAATCGGGTTAGCTATGTAATTACATGTGCTCTTGTATGTAGGCATTTCGCCTTCAACGTTTGTACATATCGTGTTTATTAATAATATTggcctttccaaaaaaaaaatttttttttcaatttaatAAAAAAAACAACAACAAATTTTGTGAACTACTCCGTAGTACATAATATGAAGGGAATAAAGGGTTTAAATCTAGTCACTCACTTTAAATaaagaaattataaaatatattatcCTCACCTAATTTCACTCAACCTATTCATAAAATCTCAAACTGGAACATCGTTCGTCATTTACTCATTTAGATcgattatttaaaaagtatctcaAATCCAAATCACAAAATTCTTATTACTCAGATCTCAATCTCAATACAGATGGTTGAACATAGATTCTTACAATAACAATACTCAAATAGAGATGTTATCCCAAATGAGAAATCAAACCCAAAAACAAATTAAAAAAGCAAGAGAAATGATGTCGATGTAGTGTGTACAGCCAGAGGTGCTACCGTCGTAGAGGTGATGCAGTCGTAGTGGTGGTGTCGCCGACACAGAGGTGGTGCGTCCAGAAGGGTGTGAAGATAAAAGTTGTTGTACAAAATAAATATGAAAATGTCTTCTATGTTCGGAAGCTATATTCTAGAGTGGCAAAATTGAAGACAATTGCAGATATTATTTTGTCTTATGTCTTCGAAAAAACAAACCATCTAAAATGAAAACGTGTTACCGCCTGCAGATATAAGCAATAATAAGGCCTTCAATTAAAAAAACAAACACCACCTTAGTATTCATTATTCATGATATCTACATTTTTCTGGATAAATAATCCATGTTTTTTCCCCCTAGACTTAGAGGTTAGTGGTTACTGAAAAAATAACCgtacacttactttttgcacaataTTCTATGAATAAGTTTTGTGAAAAAGTAAAGTATGGGTAAATTAGTGAAGTTAAAAAAATCTCCCTTCTCTTCACCTTACTAAACCTATCATtactttaaataaatataaaaaaaattatcaaaATTTCAATTATGTCACTTTTAGTATTGAAAAATTAACATTAAATATCGTAATCAATTTATTAGTTACTTTTTATAATAACATTAAAATGAAGACGAATCGGACaaattattaatatatcttaaatcTAATA includes these proteins:
- the LOC139853808 gene encoding protein NRT1/ PTR FAMILY 8.1-like; amino-acid sequence: MCRVGERLIIENEDPMAYDDIYTGDGTVTIKNERAVKSKTGNWRACPFILGNECCERLAYYGMSTNLVNYLEDRLNQGNVRASTNVSNWSGTCYATPLLGAFLADAYFGRYWTIAGFSIIYIAGMSLLTLSASVNGLKPHCDADGCHPTSTQTAVTFVALYLIALGTGGIKPCVSSFGADQFDETDLKENKRKSSFFNWFYLSINFGALIASSALVYIQMNVGWGWGFGVPAVAMAIAVCFFFSGSPLYRVQKPSGSPLVRLFQVVIASFRKINVKVPSDKSLLYETTDAESQIVGSRKLEHTDKFRFLDKAAVETDTDLNKSEISPWKLCTVTQVEELKSIIRLFPVWATGIVFAAVYSQMSTMFVLQGNTMDQHIGSTFKIPSASLSLFDTLSVIFWTPVYERIIIPIARRRTHHERGFTQLQRMGIGLVISLFAMMAAATLEVVRLDYVKKHNLYDEETIPITIFWQVPQYFLIGCAEVFTFVGQLEFFYDQAPDAMRSLCSALCLTTIALGNYLSTALVTVVAKMTAKNGKPGWIADNLNEGHLDYFYALLAVLSLLNLIVYVFIAKWYTYKKVRNYPAV
- the LOC139853809 gene encoding uncharacterized protein, whose translation is MIRFPRLYRLETDQSATVKDRMQLVNNSWIFQWAWARHLSGRLVGELEQLISVVSTSSCFDSDKDRWVFSLDKSGVYTCKSVAAKLDTCLLSSNSPAIKTIRNNLVPQKVGIFVWRVLKGRIATLVELDKRGIDLGSILCATCGNEIESIDHALFKCKSAVDVWKSIHKW